One genomic window of Bicyclus anynana chromosome 10, ilBicAnyn1.1, whole genome shotgun sequence includes the following:
- the LOC112043605 gene encoding uncharacterized protein LOC112043605 isoform X5 produces the protein MIGLVLCVVAKLIDLAISAYYCENGGRYEFLHRKRRRRKASQGPPPRLGLKAASPSVPDEDCNSNTSLAGSLHSTHDELDAHCDNSGYLWLLDYNPMFRDGSCHHISVLSSVSASYKGISDLTSRFEFASRYKDIARDLDANLAEADMESFKTEDIHALLMTGDLPHDAIIDDITHDFYTNFLVDTVSCNGVLQSNPQGEMFASISSSLLEKFRFDSSMSGSSLQGEESVGSINTMSICKSELLFSPVKEGAHGVHFSVDSLDCELPTEQDLILTCQANKDNYTIAFEGSLTIYSEDSECAEPAVNQKHDKLVKRLHEGTDFNIALDSDERTRRNLELLERCKKLTNKLTTSMARSDLGLTTWCKLKKQTNQSPLKRHPSGNNNENTNETTDATNEMSNSVIKSQSLPNLYRRKLLSSSINSAALSNSTVDSFTANQRIIGTSTCMKVYDVSQNRSTLGSQHSEPMSTSSSDNQSSSEKSQTKQQPFNLVKLFMKQKSISNDGIVSMDQLDRSECWPSSSGGESGESMGEQRLGTLKNTLLERPQVDLPIEALEETSSAVYEEIRPTNPYNRVYDEVLIEEEEIEGSRLSDNESNLYAVVNKPHLKRANLNITNSPSKGRYSRKSCSSQSSATSVSISSCSESDGTQITRMNRVLQREPCDTKATSTHFEVDKLDKSMQTSSLPVSSISHDRDMYKIVEASFLEKLKEGDCEKPVFVLYPNYTLPDISFLNGRPNIYLSPVKVNISPKSTDSKRNRMHVKGKRPFSCNDVEMLKKKGLGHIKDWDSLNFLLPLECRQLLSEMPELMQYVKEKEVSNKCDKYCNVLPASKQRNRPISCDCNNLANTTAVSSSSSTATQPSSGYRGSSTMLTDESAQNSPAPTGNFNPLFVYRYDSATSSEASCANTEGQRINPSIPKRSLSLADQNRMAKQGEFAPPRPPLPKSILRKSMDKTRKSTAHTKRYSMFELDDFLQDPIVCGTAAVEHKTKRRSLQEPYYLQNQTNFEYRKNNDLAAKRLSQQFLDAADKDADYNEYYQDEGVGTESSLESGKSNEIKFHRPHTPPLPKPRTKQMEYTDFPPPGALISSADLQQLEEFLKQSGINCQNMDEWDQNQVQKVRSQVTKFLQMKRSQEENQRSTDSSSSSCNSKKSVSFAQKPDTKTEVPQTQTKAVDELKVASVATPPNSPNISAMVAQRHYQGKNLAEIPICEEGEVSPDEFSNPTTHHDGRQKYDLIDVSQKRALVSNVTDAVEMLIQHFSPATDQAELGFLGDSKQSPACAKIALNALCPALYAIFRDGLKENIETSFGAVNNSVWQMVEATARQGPITKSLNELVLRINSEDAVTEGLVKFNAFILGLLNAQSVDAWVSYVRTRESILAKHYDPDSLILAGCVGESRCRALLDTLLASLEPLRLLPFSLDLMFEMRELHRSFKKIENDMRAASRPTTINTPPLTLNQRNLLKLVRSMQSSAISSDDCQTSVIMRHKEPRNKEPSTPDLLNESANVKTTVEKNRPRSCVNPSAIGYDMCPNNSRIELETNRRWSGVHLGSKLMQAFDRLVFDDSDDYTDSLENNKPPAKATGNDTKLDTSGEEHWRPSSANSSASGNTGSNSGGKFRRLQLKWEMLSTAESPVTPSGETSPATARGSKIPRPVSSPVRPQAPAIQSPAKNTHRGIPVPVRKGTSPTSATPRPNTARTTAVSKKPPQPANRASRVDGACVGGAPRPASLPYGRAAPPPAPRRAASSSAARAHAHHAQQQKNKYVRTLWHRLPSDSGHLAFNEGERLRLILEVDDLYLLCCRGDQKGLVPRDAVLLEDF, from the exons GGCCACCGCCACGGCTGGGGCTGAAGGCGGCGAGCCCCAGCGTCCCCGACGAGGACTGCAACAGTAACACCAGCCTCGCCGGAAGCCTCCACTCGACGCACGATGAGCTCGACGCCCACTGCGATAACTCCGGATATTTATGGCTGCTcgattataa TCCGATGTTTCGGGACGGATCGTGCCACCACATCTCAGTACTGTCCTCGGTGTCCGCATCCTACAAGGGCATAAGCGACCTCACGTCACGGTTCGAATTCGCATCACGCTACAAAGACATCGCCCGGGATCTGGACGCCAATCTCGCTGAAGCCGATATGGAGAGTTTCAAGACGGAAGACATCCACGCTCTCTTGATGACCGGCGACTTGCCTCACGACGCCATTATTGATGATATAACACACGAC ttcTATACTAATTTCTTGGTGGACACGGTATCATGTAACGGTGTATTGCAGAGTAACCCCCAAGGCGAGATGTTCGCGAGCATATCGAGCTCACTATTGGAAAAGTTTCGGTTCGACAGTTCAATGAGCGGCAGTAGCTTGCAG GGTGAAGAATCCGTCGGTTCTATCAATACAATGTCAATATGTAAATCGGAGTTGCTGTTCTCTCCGGTGAAAGAAGGCGCCCATGGAGTTCACTTCAGCGTTGATAGCCTTGACTGTGAGCTGCCAACTGAGCAAGATCTCATTCTCACGTGTCAGGCTAATAAGGACAATTACACCATTGCCTTCGAGGGCAGTCTCACCATTTACTCTGAGGACAGTGAGTGTGCTGAACCCGCCGTCAATCAAAAACATG ACAAACTGGTTAAGAGATTACACGAGGGTACAGATTTTAATATAGCATTAGATAGTGATGAACGAACGCGCAGGAATTTAGAATTATTAGAGAGatgtaaaaaattaactaataagCTAACTACGTCTATGGCTAGAAGTGATTTAGGATTAACTACCTGGTGTAAGCTTAAGAAACAGACCAATCAATCGCCTTTGAAGAG GCACCCATCTGGAAATAACAATGAGAACACAAATGAAACAACTGATGCAACAAATGAAATGTCCAATTCAGTAATCAAAAGTCAAAGCTTACCCAACTTGTATAGAAGGAAACTGCTGAGCAGTTCAATCAATTCTGCAGCCTTGAGCAACTCAACG GTCGACTCTTTTACAGCCAACCAAAGAATAATTGGGACGTCGACATGCATGAAGGTTTATGATGTTTCACAAAACCGTTCTACCCTTGGAAGCCAACATTCGGAACCTATGAGTACCTCATCATCAGATAATCAATCGTCATCTGAAAAAAGCCAAACAAAACAGCAGCCTTTTAATTTAGTAAAGCTGTTTATGAAACAGAAAAGTATCAGTAATGATGGTATAGTAAGCATGGATCAATTAGATCGATCCGAATGCTGGCCATCAAGTTCCGGTGGAGAAAGCGGAGAGTCAATGGGGGAGCAAAGATTGGGCACTTTAAAAAATACTCTTCTTGAAAGGCCTCAAGTTGATTTACCAATTGAAGCGCTCGAAGAAACGTCATCAGCGGTATACGAAGAAATCCGACCAACAAATCCATATAATAGAGTCTATGATGAAGTAttaatagaagaagaagaaattgaAGGTTCTAGGTTAAGTGATAACGAATCTAATTTATATGCTGTTGTAAACAAACCTCATCTTAAAAGAGCAAAcctaaatattacaaatagtccCTCAAAGGGACGATATAGTAGAAAATCCTGTTCCTCTCAGTCTTCGGCAACCAGTGTTAGTATTTCTAGTTGTTCAGAGTCTGATGGTACCCAAATAACAAGAATGAATAGGGTGCTGCAGAGAGAGCCATGTGATACAAAAGCCACTTCAACGCATTTTGAAGTCGATAAATTAGACAAAAGCATGCAAACTTCGTCACTACCAGTTTCATCTATATCACATGACCGAGACATGTACAAGATCGTAGAGGCTTcatttcttgaaaaattaaaagaggGTGATTGTGAAAAGCccgtttttgttttatatcctAATTATACTTTGCCAGACATTAGCTTTTTGAACGGAAGACCTAATATATATTTGAGTCCTGTAAAGGTAAACATATCACCGAAATCAACTGACAGCAAAAGAAATAGAATGCATGTAAAAGGCAAACGACCTTTTTCATGTAACGATGTAGAAATGCTTAAGAAAAAAGGTCTCGGTCATATCAAAGATTGGGATTCTCTTAATTTCTTGTTACCCCTAGAATGTAGGCAGTTGCTTTCAGAAATGCCTGAATTGATGCAATACGTTAAAGAAAAAGAGGTATCAAATAAATGtgataaatattgtaatgtctTACCTGCATCAAAACAGAGGAATAGACCAATTAGttgtgattgtaataatttagcTAACACTACAGCAGTTTCATCAAGTTCAAGTACAGCCACACAACCTTCATCAGGATATCGAGGTTCATCAACAATGTTAACCGATGAATCAGCTCAGAATAGCCCGGCTCCTACGGGAAACTTCAATCCATTATTTGTATACCGCTATGACAGTGCTACAAGTTCGGAAGCCAGTTGTGCTAATACTGAAGGTCAAAGAATAAACCCCTCTATACCAAAACGGTCATTATCACTTGCCGATCAAAATAGAATGGCGAAACAGGGAGAATTTGCTCCTCCACGGCCTCCGTTACCCAAAAGTATTTTACGTAAATCTATGGATAAAACGCGCAAGTCTACTGCACACACTAAACGATATAGCATGTTCGAATTAGACGATTTTCTTCAAGATCCAATTGTGTGCGGCACAGCTGCTGTGGAGCATAAAACTAAACGAAGATCACTACAAGAACCTTATTATCTCcaaaatcaaacaaattttgagtacagaaaaaataatgatCTGGCTGCCAAAAGGTTATCTCAACAGTTCTTAGACGCAGCTGATAAAGACGCGGATTATAACGAATATTATCAAGATGAAGGAGTTGGTACTGAAAGTAGCCTTGAGTCAGGCAAATCTAATGAAATTAAGTTTCACAGGCCTCATACGCCACCACTTCCTAAGCCAAGAACAAAGCAAATGGAGTATACGGATTTCCCACCACCCGGCGCACTTATAAGCAGCGCTGATTTACAGCAGCTAGAAGAATTTCTTAAGCAAAGTGGCATTAACTGCCAAAACATGGATGAATGGGATCAAAATCAAGTTCAAAAGGTAAGAAGTCAAGTTACAAAATTTCTTCAAATGAAACGTTCCCAAGAAGAAAATCAAAGGTCTACAGATTCAAGTAGCAGTAGTTGCAACAGCAAGAAATCTGTTAGCTTTGCTCAAAAGCCAGATACTAAAACTGAGGTACCACAAACACAGACAAAAGCTGTTGACGAACTAAAAGTGGCAAGTGTTGCTACACCTCCAAATTCTCCAAACATATCTGCTATGGTAGCACAAAGACACTATCAG gGCAAAAATTTAGCTGAGATCCCTATTTGTGAAGAAGGAGAAGTTAGTCCAGATGAATTCTCAAATCCTACTACACATCACGATGGAAGACAAAAGTACGACCTGATTGATGTTTCCCAAAAAAGAG CATTAGTATCTAATGTGACGGATGCTGTTGAGATGTTGATACAACACTTCTCCCCCGCCACGGATCAGGCCGAACTAGGTTTTCTCGGTGATTCAAAACAGTCACCGGCTTGCGCTAAGATTGCCCTAAATGCATTGTGCCCAGCATTATACGCCATATTCAGAGATGGTCTAAAAGAAAACATCGAAACTTCTTTTGGTGCAGTCAATAACTCGGTCTGGCAAATGGTAGAAGCCACTGCTAGACAAG GTCCCATAACAAAATCCCTTAATGAACTGGTTTTAAGAATAAACAGCGAAGACGCAGTAACCGAAGGGTTGGTCAAATTCAACGCATTTATTTTAGGTTTACTAAA CGCACAATCTGTAGATGCCTGGGTATCGTATGTGCGGACGAGAGAATCAATTCTTGCAAAGCACTACGACCCTGATTCCCTCATCTTAGCTGGTTGCGTTGGAGAATCGCGTTGTAGAGCCTTGTTGGACACTTTGCTCGCCAGTCTCGAACCACTGAGATTATTGCCATTCTCACTCGATCTTATGTTTGAAATGCGAGAGTTACACCGGAGCTTCAAAAAGATCGAGAACGACATGAGAGCTGCTAGTCGG cccactacgATTAACACTCCGCCACTAACACTGAACCAGAGAAACCTGCTGAAGCTGGTCCGTTCGATGCAATCCAGCGCAATTTCGAGTGACGACTGTCAGACCAGTGTCATCATGAGACACAAAGAGCCGAGAAACAAAGAGCCGTCCACGCCAGACTTGTTGAACGAATCGGCGAACGTTAAGACTACTGTTGAGAAAAATAGACCGAGGTCGTGCGTTAATCCATCCGCTATAGGCTACGACATGTGCCCTAACAACAGTAGGATCGAGTTAGAGACTAACAGAAGATGGTCGGGAGTGCATCTTGGCTCGAAACTGATGCAAGCTTTTGACAGATTAGTATTCGATGACAGTGACGATTACACTGATAGTCTCGAAAACAATAAGCCCCCCGCTAAGGCAACCGGCAATGACACGAAG CTGGACACGAGCGGCGAGGAGCATTGGCGGCCGAGTTCAGCGAACAGCAGTGCGAGTGGCAACACTGGCAGCAACTCGGGCGGGAAATTCCGACGGTTACAACTCAAATGGGAAATGCTGAGTACTGCTGAAAGCCCTGTCACGCCTTCTG GTGAAACGTCGCCAGCTACAGCGCGAGGATCCAAAATTCCACGGCCTGTTTCATCACCTGTCCGGCCTCAGGCGCCGGCAATACAGTCGCCAGCCAAGAACACCCACCG AGGCATTCCCGTACCAGTACGTAAAGGAACGTCGCCTACCTCCGCGACTCCGCGTCCCAACACAGCAAGGACGACCGCAGTCAGTAAGAAGCCGCCGCAACCAGCTAACAG GGCGTCTCGCGTAGACGGCGCGTGCGTGGGCGGAGCGCCGCGGCCTGCGTCGCTGCCGTACGGtcgcgccgcaccgccgcccgCCCCGCGCCGCGCAGCCTCCTCGTCTGCGGCGCGCGCGCACGCTCACCACGCACAACAGCAGAAGAACAA ATACGTGAGAACGCTTTGGCACAGGCTGCCGTCAGATTCTGGTCACCTGGCATTCAACGAAGGCGAGAGACTGCGGCTGATTCTGGAGGTGGACGACCTGTACTTGCTCTGCTGTCGCGGAGACCAGAAGGGATTAGTTCCCCGCGATGCTGTGCTTTTAGAGGATTTCTGA
- the LOC112043605 gene encoding uncharacterized protein LOC112043605 isoform X8, producing the protein MIGLVLCVVAKLIDLAISAYYCENGGRYEFLHRKRRRRKASQGPPPRLGLKAASPSVPDEDCNSNTSLAGSLHSTHDELDAHCDNSGYLWLLDYNPMFRDGSCHHISVLSSVSASYKGISDLTSRFEFASRYKDIARDLDANLAEADMESFKTEDIHALLMTGDLPHDAIIDDITHDFYTNFLVDTVSCNGVLQSNPQGEMFASISSSLLEKFRFDSSMSGSSLQGEESVGSINTMSICKSELLFSPVKEGAHGVHFSVDSLDCELPTEQDLILTCQANKDNYTIAFEGSLTIYSEDSECAEPAVNQKHDKLVKRLHEGTDFNIALDSDERTRRNLELLERCKKLTNKLTTSMARSDLGLTTWCKLKKQTNQSPLKRHPSGNNNENTNETTDATNEMSNSVIKSQSLPNLYRRKLLSSSINSAALSNSTVDSFTANQRIIGTSTCMKVYDVSQNRSTLGSQHSEPMSTSSSDNQSSSEKSQTKQQPFNLVKLFMKQKSISNDGIVSMDQLDRSECWPSSSGGESGESMGEQRLGTLKNTLLERPQVDLPIEALEETSSAVYEEIRPTNPYNRVYDEVLIEEEEIEGSRLSDNESNLYAVVNKPHLKRANLNITNSPSKGRYSRKSCSSQSSATSVSISSCSESDGTQITRMNRVLQREPCDTKATSTHFEVDKLDKSMQTSSLPVSSISHDRDMYKIVEASFLEKLKEGDCEKPVFVLYPNYTLPDISFLNGRPNIYLSPVKVNISPKSTDSKRNRMHVKGKRPFSCNDVEMLKKKGLGHIKDWDSLNFLLPLECRQLLSEMPELMQYVKEKEVSNKCDKYCNVLPASKQRNRPISCDCNNLANTTAVSSSSSTATQPSSGYRGSSTMLTDESAQNSPAPTGNFNPLFVYRYDSATSSEASCANTEGQRINPSIPKRSLSLADQNRMAKQGEFAPPRPPLPKSILRKSMDKTRKSTAHTKRYSMFELDDFLQDPIVCGTAAVEHKTKRRSLQEPYYLQNQTNFEYRKNNDLAAKRLSQQFLDAADKDADYNEYYQDEGVGTESSLESGKSNEIKFHRPHTPPLPKPRTKQMEYTDFPPPGALISSADLQQLEEFLKQSGINCQNMDEWDQNQVQKVRSQVTKFLQMKRSQEENQRSTDSSSSSCNSKKSVSFAQKPDTKTEVPQTQTKAVDELKVASVATPPNSPNISAMVAQRHYQGKNLAEIPICEEGEVSPDEFSNPTTHHDGRQKYDLIDVSQKRALVSNVTDAVEMLIQHFSPATDQAELGFLGDSKQSPACAKIALNALCPALYAIFRDGLKENIETSFGAVNNSVWQMVEATARQGPITKSLNELVLRINSEDAVTEGLVKFNAFILGLLNAQSVDAWVSYVRTRESILAKHYDPDSLILAGCVGESRCRALLDTLLASLEPLRLLPFSLDLMFEMRELHRSFKKIENDMRAASRLDTSGEEHWRPSSANSSASGNTGSNSGGKFRRLQLKWEMLSTAESPVTPSGETSPATARGSKIPRPVSSPVRPQAPAIQSPAKNTHRGIPVPVRKGTSPTSATPRPNTARTTAVSKKPPQPANRVIPEKSTRKSTDKTQIPKGAVKKANIQKSPASRVDGACVGGAPRPASLPYGRAAPPPAPRRAASSSAARAHAHHAQQQKNKYVRTLWHRLPSDSGHLAFNEGERLRLILEVDDLYLLCCRGDQKGLVPRDAVLLEDF; encoded by the exons GGCCACCGCCACGGCTGGGGCTGAAGGCGGCGAGCCCCAGCGTCCCCGACGAGGACTGCAACAGTAACACCAGCCTCGCCGGAAGCCTCCACTCGACGCACGATGAGCTCGACGCCCACTGCGATAACTCCGGATATTTATGGCTGCTcgattataa TCCGATGTTTCGGGACGGATCGTGCCACCACATCTCAGTACTGTCCTCGGTGTCCGCATCCTACAAGGGCATAAGCGACCTCACGTCACGGTTCGAATTCGCATCACGCTACAAAGACATCGCCCGGGATCTGGACGCCAATCTCGCTGAAGCCGATATGGAGAGTTTCAAGACGGAAGACATCCACGCTCTCTTGATGACCGGCGACTTGCCTCACGACGCCATTATTGATGATATAACACACGAC ttcTATACTAATTTCTTGGTGGACACGGTATCATGTAACGGTGTATTGCAGAGTAACCCCCAAGGCGAGATGTTCGCGAGCATATCGAGCTCACTATTGGAAAAGTTTCGGTTCGACAGTTCAATGAGCGGCAGTAGCTTGCAG GGTGAAGAATCCGTCGGTTCTATCAATACAATGTCAATATGTAAATCGGAGTTGCTGTTCTCTCCGGTGAAAGAAGGCGCCCATGGAGTTCACTTCAGCGTTGATAGCCTTGACTGTGAGCTGCCAACTGAGCAAGATCTCATTCTCACGTGTCAGGCTAATAAGGACAATTACACCATTGCCTTCGAGGGCAGTCTCACCATTTACTCTGAGGACAGTGAGTGTGCTGAACCCGCCGTCAATCAAAAACATG ACAAACTGGTTAAGAGATTACACGAGGGTACAGATTTTAATATAGCATTAGATAGTGATGAACGAACGCGCAGGAATTTAGAATTATTAGAGAGatgtaaaaaattaactaataagCTAACTACGTCTATGGCTAGAAGTGATTTAGGATTAACTACCTGGTGTAAGCTTAAGAAACAGACCAATCAATCGCCTTTGAAGAG GCACCCATCTGGAAATAACAATGAGAACACAAATGAAACAACTGATGCAACAAATGAAATGTCCAATTCAGTAATCAAAAGTCAAAGCTTACCCAACTTGTATAGAAGGAAACTGCTGAGCAGTTCAATCAATTCTGCAGCCTTGAGCAACTCAACG GTCGACTCTTTTACAGCCAACCAAAGAATAATTGGGACGTCGACATGCATGAAGGTTTATGATGTTTCACAAAACCGTTCTACCCTTGGAAGCCAACATTCGGAACCTATGAGTACCTCATCATCAGATAATCAATCGTCATCTGAAAAAAGCCAAACAAAACAGCAGCCTTTTAATTTAGTAAAGCTGTTTATGAAACAGAAAAGTATCAGTAATGATGGTATAGTAAGCATGGATCAATTAGATCGATCCGAATGCTGGCCATCAAGTTCCGGTGGAGAAAGCGGAGAGTCAATGGGGGAGCAAAGATTGGGCACTTTAAAAAATACTCTTCTTGAAAGGCCTCAAGTTGATTTACCAATTGAAGCGCTCGAAGAAACGTCATCAGCGGTATACGAAGAAATCCGACCAACAAATCCATATAATAGAGTCTATGATGAAGTAttaatagaagaagaagaaattgaAGGTTCTAGGTTAAGTGATAACGAATCTAATTTATATGCTGTTGTAAACAAACCTCATCTTAAAAGAGCAAAcctaaatattacaaatagtccCTCAAAGGGACGATATAGTAGAAAATCCTGTTCCTCTCAGTCTTCGGCAACCAGTGTTAGTATTTCTAGTTGTTCAGAGTCTGATGGTACCCAAATAACAAGAATGAATAGGGTGCTGCAGAGAGAGCCATGTGATACAAAAGCCACTTCAACGCATTTTGAAGTCGATAAATTAGACAAAAGCATGCAAACTTCGTCACTACCAGTTTCATCTATATCACATGACCGAGACATGTACAAGATCGTAGAGGCTTcatttcttgaaaaattaaaagaggGTGATTGTGAAAAGCccgtttttgttttatatcctAATTATACTTTGCCAGACATTAGCTTTTTGAACGGAAGACCTAATATATATTTGAGTCCTGTAAAGGTAAACATATCACCGAAATCAACTGACAGCAAAAGAAATAGAATGCATGTAAAAGGCAAACGACCTTTTTCATGTAACGATGTAGAAATGCTTAAGAAAAAAGGTCTCGGTCATATCAAAGATTGGGATTCTCTTAATTTCTTGTTACCCCTAGAATGTAGGCAGTTGCTTTCAGAAATGCCTGAATTGATGCAATACGTTAAAGAAAAAGAGGTATCAAATAAATGtgataaatattgtaatgtctTACCTGCATCAAAACAGAGGAATAGACCAATTAGttgtgattgtaataatttagcTAACACTACAGCAGTTTCATCAAGTTCAAGTACAGCCACACAACCTTCATCAGGATATCGAGGTTCATCAACAATGTTAACCGATGAATCAGCTCAGAATAGCCCGGCTCCTACGGGAAACTTCAATCCATTATTTGTATACCGCTATGACAGTGCTACAAGTTCGGAAGCCAGTTGTGCTAATACTGAAGGTCAAAGAATAAACCCCTCTATACCAAAACGGTCATTATCACTTGCCGATCAAAATAGAATGGCGAAACAGGGAGAATTTGCTCCTCCACGGCCTCCGTTACCCAAAAGTATTTTACGTAAATCTATGGATAAAACGCGCAAGTCTACTGCACACACTAAACGATATAGCATGTTCGAATTAGACGATTTTCTTCAAGATCCAATTGTGTGCGGCACAGCTGCTGTGGAGCATAAAACTAAACGAAGATCACTACAAGAACCTTATTATCTCcaaaatcaaacaaattttgagtacagaaaaaataatgatCTGGCTGCCAAAAGGTTATCTCAACAGTTCTTAGACGCAGCTGATAAAGACGCGGATTATAACGAATATTATCAAGATGAAGGAGTTGGTACTGAAAGTAGCCTTGAGTCAGGCAAATCTAATGAAATTAAGTTTCACAGGCCTCATACGCCACCACTTCCTAAGCCAAGAACAAAGCAAATGGAGTATACGGATTTCCCACCACCCGGCGCACTTATAAGCAGCGCTGATTTACAGCAGCTAGAAGAATTTCTTAAGCAAAGTGGCATTAACTGCCAAAACATGGATGAATGGGATCAAAATCAAGTTCAAAAGGTAAGAAGTCAAGTTACAAAATTTCTTCAAATGAAACGTTCCCAAGAAGAAAATCAAAGGTCTACAGATTCAAGTAGCAGTAGTTGCAACAGCAAGAAATCTGTTAGCTTTGCTCAAAAGCCAGATACTAAAACTGAGGTACCACAAACACAGACAAAAGCTGTTGACGAACTAAAAGTGGCAAGTGTTGCTACACCTCCAAATTCTCCAAACATATCTGCTATGGTAGCACAAAGACACTATCAG gGCAAAAATTTAGCTGAGATCCCTATTTGTGAAGAAGGAGAAGTTAGTCCAGATGAATTCTCAAATCCTACTACACATCACGATGGAAGACAAAAGTACGACCTGATTGATGTTTCCCAAAAAAGAG CATTAGTATCTAATGTGACGGATGCTGTTGAGATGTTGATACAACACTTCTCCCCCGCCACGGATCAGGCCGAACTAGGTTTTCTCGGTGATTCAAAACAGTCACCGGCTTGCGCTAAGATTGCCCTAAATGCATTGTGCCCAGCATTATACGCCATATTCAGAGATGGTCTAAAAGAAAACATCGAAACTTCTTTTGGTGCAGTCAATAACTCGGTCTGGCAAATGGTAGAAGCCACTGCTAGACAAG GTCCCATAACAAAATCCCTTAATGAACTGGTTTTAAGAATAAACAGCGAAGACGCAGTAACCGAAGGGTTGGTCAAATTCAACGCATTTATTTTAGGTTTACTAAA CGCACAATCTGTAGATGCCTGGGTATCGTATGTGCGGACGAGAGAATCAATTCTTGCAAAGCACTACGACCCTGATTCCCTCATCTTAGCTGGTTGCGTTGGAGAATCGCGTTGTAGAGCCTTGTTGGACACTTTGCTCGCCAGTCTCGAACCACTGAGATTATTGCCATTCTCACTCGATCTTATGTTTGAAATGCGAGAGTTACACCGGAGCTTCAAAAAGATCGAGAACGACATGAGAGCTGCTAGTCGG CTGGACACGAGCGGCGAGGAGCATTGGCGGCCGAGTTCAGCGAACAGCAGTGCGAGTGGCAACACTGGCAGCAACTCGGGCGGGAAATTCCGACGGTTACAACTCAAATGGGAAATGCTGAGTACTGCTGAAAGCCCTGTCACGCCTTCTG GTGAAACGTCGCCAGCTACAGCGCGAGGATCCAAAATTCCACGGCCTGTTTCATCACCTGTCCGGCCTCAGGCGCCGGCAATACAGTCGCCAGCCAAGAACACCCACCG AGGCATTCCCGTACCAGTACGTAAAGGAACGTCGCCTACCTCCGCGACTCCGCGTCCCAACACAGCAAGGACGACCGCAGTCAGTAAGAAGCCGCCGCAACCAGCTAACAG AGTTATACCCGAGAAGTCGACGAGAAAATCTACGGACAAAACTCAAATACCAAAGGGTGCTGTTAAAAAAGCAAACATTCAGAAGTCAcc GGCGTCTCGCGTAGACGGCGCGTGCGTGGGCGGAGCGCCGCGGCCTGCGTCGCTGCCGTACGGtcgcgccgcaccgccgcccgCCCCGCGCCGCGCAGCCTCCTCGTCTGCGGCGCGCGCGCACGCTCACCACGCACAACAGCAGAAGAACAA ATACGTGAGAACGCTTTGGCACAGGCTGCCGTCAGATTCTGGTCACCTGGCATTCAACGAAGGCGAGAGACTGCGGCTGATTCTGGAGGTGGACGACCTGTACTTGCTCTGCTGTCGCGGAGACCAGAAGGGATTAGTTCCCCGCGATGCTGTGCTTTTAGAGGATTTCTGA